One genomic region from Rattus norvegicus strain BN/NHsdMcwi chromosome 10, GRCr8, whole genome shotgun sequence encodes:
- the Chd3 gene encoding chromodomain-helicase-DNA-binding protein 3 isoform X5, with translation MASPLRDEEEEEEEMVVSEEEEEEEEEGDEEEEEVEAADEDDEEEDEEGVLGRGPGHDRGRDRHSPPSCHLFPPPPPPPPPLPPPPPPDKDDIRLLPSALGVKKRKRGPKKQKENKPGKPRKRKKLDSEEEFGSERDEYREKSESGGSEYGTGPGRKRRRKHREKREKKTKRRKRGEGDGGHKQVEQKSSATLLLTWGLEDVEHVFSEEDYHTLTNYKAFSQFMRPLIAKKNPKIPMSKMMTILGAKWREFSANNPFKGSAAAVAAAAAAAAAAVAEQVSAAVSSATPIAPSGPPPALPPPPAPEIQPPPIRRAKTKEGKGPGHKRRGKSARAPDGRKKLRGKKMAPLKIKLGLLGGRRRKAGSCVFQGDEGPEPEAEESDLDSGSVHSASGRPDGPVRAKKLKRGRPGRKKKKVTGEEEVDGYETDHQDYCEVCQQGGEIILCDTCPRAYHLVCLDPELDRAPEGKWSCPHCEKEGVQWEAKEEEEDYEEEGEEGEKEEEDDHMEYCRVCKDGGELLCCDACISSYHIHCLNPPLPDIPNGEWLCPRCTCPVLKGRVQKILHWRWGEPPVAVPAPQQADGDPDAPPPRVLQGRSEREFFVKWVGLSYWHCSWAKELQLEIFHLVMYRNYQRKNDMDEPPPLDYGSGEDDGKSDKRKVKDPHYAEMEEKYYRFGIKPEWMTVHRIINHSMDKKGNYHYLVKWKDLPYDQSTWEEDEMNIPEYDDHKQSYWRHRELIMGEDPAQPRKYKKKKKEIQGDGPPSSPTNDPTVKYETQPRFITATGGTLHMYQLEGLNWLRFSWAQGTDTILADEMGLGKTIQTIVFLYSLYKEGHTKGPFLVSAPLSTIINWEREFQMWAPKFYVVTYTGDKDSRAIIRENEFSFEDNAIKGGKKAFKMKREAQVKFHVLLTSYELITIDQAALGSIRWACLVVDEAHRLKNNQSKFFRVLNGYKIDHKLLLTGTPLQNNLEELFHLLNFLTPERFNNLEGFLEEFADISKEDQIKKLHDLLGPHMLRRLKADVFKNMPAKTELIVRVELSPMQKKYYKYILTRNFEALNSRGGGNQVSLLNIMMDLKKCCNHPYLFPVAAMESPKLPSGAYEGGALIKSSGKLLLLQKMLRKLKEQGHRVLIFSQMTKMLDLLEDFLDYEGYKYERIDGGITGALRQEAIDRFNAPGAQQFCFLLSTRAGGLGINLATADTVIIFDSDWNPHNDIQAFSRAHRIGQANKVMIYRFVTRASVEERITQVAKRKMMLTHLVVRPGLGSKAGSMSKQELDDILKFGTEELFKDENEGENKEEDSSVIHYDNEAIARLLDRNQDATDDTDVQNMNEYLSSFKVAQYVVREEDKIEEIEREIIKQEENVDPDYWEKLLRHHYEQQQEDLARNLGKGKRVRKQVNYNDAAQEDQDNQSEYSVGSEEEDEDFDERPEGRRQSKRQLRNEKDKPLPPLLARVGGNIEVLGFNTRQRKAFLNAVMRWGMPPQDAFTTQWLVRDLRGKTEKEFKAYVSLFMRHLCEPGADGSETFADGVPREGLSRQQVLTRIGVMSLVKKKVQEFEHINGRWSMPELMPDPSADSKRSSRASSPTKTSPTTPEASTTNSPCTSKPATPAPSEKGDGVRTLLEKDDTENPEEKPEKSSKVGEKMETEIDSPSPAPSLGERLEHRKILLEDDAPGVPGEIEPEPGYRGDREKSASEPTPGERGEEKPLDGQEHRERTEGETGDLGKRAEDVKADRELRLGPPRDEPRPNGRREEKVEKPRFMFNIADGGFTELHTLWQNEERAAISSGKLNEIWHRRHDYWLLAGIVLHGYARWQDIQNDAQFAIINEPFKTEANKGNFLEMKNKFLARRFKLLEQALVIEEQLRRAAYLNLSQEPAHPAMALHARFAEAECLAESHQHLSKESLAGNKPANAVLHKGKGRGGPARGRAHNAASEPAGGVAERHEGRCDPPASHAVPNTPHRSPPSDVRAQHPQPTGQQGHGASPHTGLSPGSLRHTSGVRGSLQRRTRRGPGRRRRQLQPDASRVLHHSHHQRPSSAGEEREGNGGGVGVRRAGAGSEGAPSRGGDLYRRLTGSQACPSPRPRPRSRPTSQALGPAANPPPSPPLGPPLG, from the exons ataaGGATGATATCCGGCTGCTGCCTTCAGCATTGGGTGTGAAGAAGCGAAAACGGGGTCCCAAGAAGCAGAAGGAAAACAAGCCAGGCAAACCCCGGAAACGAAAGAAGCTT GACAGTGAAGAGGAGTTTGGCTCAGAGCGAGATGAGTACCGGGAGAAGTCAGAGAGTGGAGGCAGCGAGTATGGAACTGGACCAGGTCGGAAGCGAAGGAGGAAGCAccgggaaaagagagagaagaaaacaaaacggaggaaaaggggagaaggggatgggggacacAAG CAGGTGGAGCAGAAGTCATCCGCCACCTTGCTTCTGACCTGGGGCTTGGAGGATGTGGAACACGTGTTCTCTGAGGAGGACTATCACACACTTACTAATTACAAAGCCTTCAGTCAGTTCATGAG GCCCTTAATTGCTAAGAAGAATCCTAAGATCCCGATGTCGAAGATGATGACCATCCTGGGGGCCAAGTGGAGAGAGTTCAGCGCCAATAACCCCTTCAAAGGGTCAGCAGCTGCTGtggcggcagcggcagcggcagcagcagcagctgtagcTGAGCAGGTGTCAGCTGCTGTCTCCTCAGCCACCCCCATAGCACCATCTGGACCCCCCCCTGCCCTTCCACCACCCCCTGCTCCTGAAATCCAGCCCCCACCCATCAGAAGAGCCAAAACCAAAGAGGGCAAAG GTCCAGGCCACAAGAGGCGGGGTAAGAGCGCCCGAGCCCCCGATGGGCGCAAGAAGCTTCGAGGAAAGAAGATGGCACCACTCAAAATCAAGCTAGGGCTGctggggggcaggaggaggaaggcgGGCTCG TGTGTTTTTCAGGGTGATGAGGGCCCTGAACCAGAGGCTGAGGAGTCAGACCTGGACAGTGGTAGTGTTCATAGTGCCTCAGGCCGGCCTGATGGTCCTGTCCGTGCCAAGAAACTGAAGCGAGGCCGgccaggaaggaagaagaagaagg TGACCGGGGAGGAGGAAGTTGATGGCTATGAGACGGATCACCAGGATTACTGTGAGGTGTGCCAGCAGGGCGGGGAAATTATTCTGTGTGACACCTGCCCCCGTGCCTACCACCTCGTCTGCCTTGACCCTGAGCTTGATCGAGCTCCTGAGGGCAAATGGAGCTGCCCCCACTGT GAGAAGGAAGGGGTACAGTGGGAGgccaaggaagaagaggaagactatgaggaggaaggggaggaaggagagaaggaggaagaggatgaccaCATGGAGTACTGCCGAGTGTGCAAGGACGGCGGGGAGCTCCTGTGCTGTGACGCCTGCATCTCTTCCTACCACATCCACTGTCTGAACCCCCCACTGCCCGACATCCCCAATGGTGAATGGCTGTGCCCTCGATGCACG TGTCCTGTGCTAAAGGGCCGTGTTCAGAAGATCTTGCACTGGCGATGGGGGGAGCCACCTGTGGCAGTGCCGGCCCCGCAGCAGGCAGACGGGGATCCAGACGCCCCACCCCCTCGTGTTCTTCAAGGCAGATCAGAGAGGGAGTTCTTTGTCAAGTGGGTGGGACTGTCCTACTGGCATTGCTCCTGGGCCAAGGAGCTTCAG CTGGAAATCTTCCACTTGGTAATGTACCGAAACTATCAACGGAAAAATGACATGGACGAGCCCCCACCGCTGGACTATGGATCTGGTGAGGACGATGGGAAGAGTGATAAGCGGAAGGTGAAGGACCCGCACTACGCAGAGATGGAGGAGAAGTACTACCGTTTCGGCATCAAGCCAGAGTGGATGACTGTGCACCGCATTATTAACCATAG TATGGATAAAAAGGGGAATTACCACTATCTTGTGAAATGGAAGGACCTGCCTTACGACCAGTCTACATGGGAGGAGGATGAGATGAACATCCCTGAGTATGACGACCATAAGCAGAGCTACTGGAGGCACCG TGAGCTAATTATGGGCGAGGACCCTGCACAGCCTCGAAagtacaagaagaagaagaaggagatacAGGGCGATGGGCCTCCCAGTTCCCCTACTAATGAT CCTACAGTGAAATATGAGACTCAGCCACggtttatcacagccacaggagGCACGCTGCACATGTATCAGCTGGAAGGGCTGAACTGGCTGCGCTTCTCATGGGCCCAAGGCACTGACACAATTCTGGCTGATGAGATGGGGCTGGGCAAGACCATCCAAACCATTGTCTTTCTCTACTCACTCTATAAGGAG GGCCACACAAAAGGTCCCTTCCTGGTAAGTGCTCCACTCTCTACCATCATCAACTGGGAACGGGAGTTCCAGATGTGGGCACCCAAGTTCTATGTGGTCACATACACGGGTGACAAGGATAGCCGGGCCATTATTCGAGAAAACGAGTTCTCCTTTGAGGATAATGCCATAAAAGGCGGGAAGAAAGCTTTTAAGATGAAG AGAGAGGCACAGGTGAAGTTCCATGTTCTCCTGACATCATACGAGCTGATCACCATTGATCAGGCAGCTCTAGGCTCCATTCGCTGGGCCTGTCTTGTGGTGGATGAAGCTCATCGACTCAAGAACAATCAGTCCAAG TTTTTCAGGGTCCTCAATGGCTACAAGATAGATCATAAGTTGTTGTTGACGGGGACTCCACTGCAGAATAACTTGGAGGAGCTCTTCCACCTTCTCAACTTCCTCACTCCAGAGAGGTTTAA CAACCTGGAGGGCTTTCTGGAGGAGTTTGCTGACATATCCAAAGAGGACCAGATTAAGAAACTGCATGATTTACTGGGACCACACATGCTTCGGAGACTCAAGGCAGATGTCTTTAAGAACATGCCAGCCAAGACAGAGCTCATTGTTCGAGTGGAGCTAAGCCCCATGCAGAA GAAATACTACAAGTACATCCTAACTCGAAATTTTGAGGCCTTGAACTCTCGAGGTGGTGGGAACCAAGTGTCCCTGCTTAACATCATGATGGACCTTAAGAAGTGCTGTAACCACCCGTACCTCTTCCCCGTGGCTGCTATG gAGTCTCCCAAACTCCCCAGTGGGGCTTATGAGGGTGGGGCACTTATTAAGTCGTCAGGGAAGCTGCTGCTGCTACAGAAGATGCTGCGGAAGCTGAAGGAGCAAGGACACAGAGTGCTCATCTTCTCCCAG ATGACCAAAATGTTAGACCTTCTGGAAGACTTCCTAGACTACGAAGGGTACAAGTATGAGCGCATTGATGGTGGCATCACGGGCGCCCTTAGGCAGGAGGCCATCGATCGCTTTAATG CTCCTGGAGCCCAACAATTCTGCTTCCTCCTGTCCACCCGGGCTGGTGGACTGGGCATCAACCTGGCCACTGCTGACACTGTCATCATTTTCGATTCTGATTGGAACCCCCATAATGACATCCAG gCCTTCAGCAGAGCCCATCGGATTGGCCAGGCCAACAAAGTGATGATTTACCGGTTTGTGACCCGAGCCTCGGTAGAAGAGCGAATCACACAGGTGGCTAAGAGAAAGATGATGCTGACACACCTGGTCGTGCGGCCAGGCCTGGGCTCCAAGGCTGGTTCCATGTCCAAGCAGGAGTTGGATGACATCCTCAAATTTGGCACCGAGGAGCTATTCAAAGATGAAAATGAGG GAGAGAATAAGGAGGAGGATAGCAGTGTGATCCACTATGACAATGAAGCCATTGCTCGACTGCTAGACCGAAACCAGGATGCGACCGATGACACAGACGTGCAGAACATGAACGAATACCTCAGCTCCTTCAAGGTGGCACAATATGTTGTGCGGGAGGAAGACAAG ATTGAGGAGATCGAGCGAGAGATCATCAAGCAGGAGGAGAATGTGGACCCTGACTACTGGGAGAAGCTACTGCGACACCACTATGAGCAGCAGCAGGAAGACCTCGCCCGGAACCTAGGCAAGGGGAAGCGAGTCCGAAAGCAGGTCAACTACAATGACGCTGCCCAGGAGGACCAAG ATAACCAGTCAGAATACTCAGTGGGGTccgaggaggaggatgaagactTCGATGAGCGTCCTGAAG GGCGTCGACAGTCAAAGAGGCAGCTTCGAAATGAGAAGGACAAGCCGCTGCCTCCATTGCTGGCTCGAGTCGGGGGCAACATTGAA GTATTGGGATTCAATACCCGGCAGCGGAAGGCTTTCCTTAATGCTGTGATGCGCTGGGGGATGCCGCCACAAGATGCTTTCACCACACAGTGGCTAGTGAGAGACCTGAGGGGCAAAACGGAGAAGGAGTTCAA GGCCTATGTGTCTTTGTTCATGCGCCATCTGTGCGAGCCTGGGGCAGATGGCTCTGAAACCTTTGCGGATGGGGTCCCTCGGGAGGGGCTGAGTCGCCAGCAGGTGTTGACCCGCATTGGAGTCATGTCTCTCGTCAAGAAGAAG GTGCAAGAGTTTGAGCATATCAATGGACGCTGGTCAATGCCAGAGCTGATGCCTGACCCCAGTGCTGACTCCAAACGCTCTTCCAGAGCCTCCTCTCCAACCAAAACGTCTCCCACCACTCCTGAGGCTTCTACAACCAACAGTCCTTGCACCTCTAAACCTG CTACTCCGGCTCCAAGTGAGAAGGGAGATGGTGTAAGGACACTGCTGGAGAAGGATGACACTGAGAACCCGGAAGAGAAGCCAGAGAAGAGCAGCAAAGTGGGagaaaagatggagacagag ATTGATTCTCCCAGCCCTGCCCCATCACTTGGAGAACGGCTAGAACATAGGAAGATTCTGTTAGAGGATGATGCACCAGGGGTACCTGGAGAGATAGAGCCTGAACCTGGGTACCGAGGAGACAGGGAAAAGTCTG CCTCAGAGCCAACGCcaggagaaaggggggaggagaagccattggatggacaggaacacagggagaggACAGAGGGGGAGACAGGGGATTTGGGCAAGAGAG CAGAAGATGTAAAAGCAGATCGGGAGCTTCGACTTGGGCCTCCTCGGGATGAGCCACGGCCCAATGGGCGCCGTGAGGAGAAGGTGGAGAAGCCAAGATTCATGTTCAACATTGCTGATGGTGGTTTCACAG AGCTGCACACACTGTGGCAGAATGAGGAAAGAGCAGCTATTTCCTCGGGGAAACTCAATGAGATCTGGCACCGGAGACATGACTACTGGCTTCTAGCTGGCATTGTCCT CCATGGCTATGCCCGGTGGCAAGACATCCAGAACGATGCTCAGTTTGCCATTATTAATGAACCATTTAAAACGGAAGCCAATAAGGGGAACTTCCTGGAGATGAAAAATAAATTCCTGGCCCGGAGGTTCAAG CTCCTGGAGCAGGCGCTGGTGATCGAGGAGCAGCTGCGGCGGGCGGCCTACCTGAACCTGTCACAGGAGCCGGCGCACCCCGCCATGGCCCTCCACGCCCGCTTTGCCGAGGCCGAGTGCCTAGCCGAGAGCCACCAGCACCTCTCCAAGGAGTCGCTGGCAGGGAACAAGCCAGCCAACGCTGTCCTGCACAAGGGTAAGGGCCGCGGTGGCCCCGCGCGGGGGAGGGCCCACAACGCTGC TTCTGAACCAGCTGGAGGAGTTGCTGAGCGACATGAAGGCAGATGTGACCCGCCTGCCAGCCACGCTGTCCCGAATACCCCCCATCGCAGCCCGCCTTCAGATGTCCGAGCGCAGCATCCTCAGCCGACTGGCCAGCAAGGGCACGGAGCCTCACCCCACACCG GCCTTTCCCCCGGGTCCTTACGCCACACCTCCGGGGTACGGGGCAGCCTTCAGCGCCGCACCCGTAGGGGCCCTGGCCGCCGCAGGCGCCAATTACAGCCAGATGCCAGCAGGGTCCTTCATCACAG CCACCACCAACGGCCCTCCAGTGCTggtgaagaaagagaaggaaatggtGGGGGCGTTGGTGTCAGACGGGCTGGGGCTGGATCGGAAGGAGCCCCGAGCAGGGGAGGTGATTTGTATAGACGACTGACTGGATCCCAGGCCTGCCCTTCACCTAGGCCCCGACCCCGGAGCCGACCCACATCTCAGGCCTTGGGGCCTGCTGCCAACCCTCCACCTTCCCCACCCCTTGGGCCACCACTGGGCTAG